A stretch of DNA from Henriciella sp. AS95:
GGAACGCGCCATCAAGGAGCGTATGTCGTCGGTCGATATCGACACGGTCATGCCGCATGACCTGATTAATGCGAAACCTGTTGTGGCATCTGTCCGCGAATTCTTCGGCTCCTCGCAGCTGTCGCAGTTCATGGACCAGACGAACCCGCTCTCCGAGATCACGCACAAGCGTCGTCTTTCGGCGCTTGGGCCGGGTGGTCTCACCCGTGAGCGTGCCGGCTTTGAGGTCCGCGACGTCCACCCGACGCACTATGGCCGTATCTGCCCGATTGAAACGCCGGAAGGCCCGAACATCGGTCTGATCAACTCGCTTGCGACCCACGCCCGCGTGAACAAGTACGGCTTCATCGAAAGCCCGTATCGCAAGGTCGAAAAGGGTAAACTGACCGACGAGGTCGTCTACCTCTCCGCCATGGAAGAGCACCGCTTCGCGATCGCTCAGGCCAATGCGACGATCAATGACAAGAACGAACTCGACAATGAGTTCGTCAACGCCCGTGTGAACGGTGAGGCAACGCTCGTTCCCCGCGAGGAAGTCGAATATATGGACGTGTCGCCGAAGCAGGTTGTTTCGGTCGCTGCGGCCCTTATTCCGTTCCTTGAAAACGACGACGCCAACCGCGCTCTGATGGGCTCGAACATGCAGCGCCAGGCTGTGCCGCTTGTGCGTTCCGAAGCACCATTCGTCGGCACCGGCATGGAAGCGGTTGTGGCACGCGACAGCCGCGCGGCTGTTGTGGCGCGCCGGAGTGGTGTGATCGAGCAGGTCGATGCGACGCGGATCGTGGTTCGTGCAACCGAAGACATCGATTCGGCCAAATCCGGCGTCGACATCTACCGCCTGTCCAAGTTCCGCCGTTCGAACCAGAACTCCTGCATCAACCAGCGTCCGATTGTGCGCGTGGGCGATGAGGTGAAAGCTGGCGACATCATCGCGGACGGCCCGTCTACCGATCTCGGTGAACTGGCGCTTGGTCGCAACGTGCTGGTCGCGTTCATGCCGTGGAATGGCTACAACTTCGAGGACTCGATCCTCATCTCCGAGCGGATCGTGAAAGACGACGTCTTCACCTCGATCCACCTCGAAGAGTATGAGATCGCAGCTCGCGACACCAAGCTCGGCCCGGAAGAGATCACGCGTGACATTCCGAACGTTGGCGAGGAAGCCCTGCGCAACCTCGACGAAGCCGGTATCGTGGCCGTGGGTGCCGAAGTGAAAGCTGGTGACATCCTGGTCGGTAAGGTCACACCGAAGGGCGAGAGCCCGATGACGCCGGAAGAGAAACTCCTCCGCGCCATCTTCGGTGAGAAGGCCTCCGACGTTCGCGATACGTCGCTGCGTGTGCCTCCAGGCGGCGCCGGTACCGTCGTCGAAGTCCGTGTCTTCAACCGGCACGGTATCGATAAGGACCAGCGCGCGCTGCAGATCGAGCGTGAGCAGATCGAACAGCTTCAGGAAGACAAGGAAGACGAACAGAACATCCTTGAGCGCAACACTTTTGCGCGCCTCAAAGAGCTTCTGATCGGCAAGGACGCTGCGGCTGGCCCGAAAGGCTTCAAGACCGGTAAGATCACCGAGGAAGCTCTCGATGAAGTTCGCGAGTCTGTCTGGTGGGAAATCGCTCTGAAGTCTGAAAAGGCTCAAGGCGAGCTCGATCAGCTGCAAAGCCGTTTCGACGAGTCGCTTCGCGAGCTGGAAGCCCGCTTCAACGACAAGGTCGACAAGGTTCAGCGCGGCGACGATCTGCCTCCGGGCGTGATGAAGGTCGTCAAGGTCTTCCTGGCTGTGAAGCGTAAGCTTCAGCCGGGTGACAAGATGGCTGGCCGTCACGGCAACAAGGGTGTGATCTCCAAGATCAATCCATCCGAAGACATGCCATTCCTCGAGGATGGTACGCCTGTCGATATCGTGCTCAACCCGCTCGGCGTGCCGTCGCGGATGAACGTCGGACAGATTCTGGAAACCCATATGGGCTGGGCCTCGAACGGCCTCGGCCGTATCGTCCAGAACGCTCTCGACGAGTGGAACGAGAACCACGACAACAAGGCGCTGCGCGAGACCGTGCAGATGGTCTATGGCAAGGAAGAAGAACTGCCGGAAACCGACGAAGAGATTGTGGAGCTTGCTTCCAATCTCGGAAATGGTGTGCCGATTGCGACGCCGGTCTTCGATGGTGCGCGTGAGAGCGACATCGTTGAAATGCTGGAACGGGCAGGGCTGCACTCATCCGGTCAGGTCACGCTCTATGATGGGCGTACCGGCGAAGCGTTCAAACGTCCGGTCACAGTGGGCTACAAATATCTCCTCAAGCTTCACCACCTGGTGGACGAGAAGATCCATGCCCGTTCGACAGGTCCATACTCGCTCGTCACGCAGCAACCTCTGGGCGGCAAGGCCCAGTTCGGTGGACAGCGTTTCGGTGAGATGGAGGTCTGGGCCCTTGAGGCGTACGGCGCTGCCTACACGCTGCAGGAAATGCTGACCGTCAAGTCGGATGACACCGCCGGTCGTGCGAAAGTCTATGAGGCGATCGTGCGCGGTGATGACACCTTCGAGGCCGGTATTCCGGAAAGCTTCAACGTTCTGATCAAGGAAATGCGCTCACTCGGCCTTAACGTCGAGCTGATCGAAGCCAATGATGATGACGATGACGCCCCAGTGGCGGCCCAATAGGCCGCCGCAGGTGAACCAAGTCGAGTTGAACTGAGTTTTATCCAGGCCGGGCCTAGCCCGGTCGCACCCCTCCCGAGGAGCGGAAAATATGCGCCAAGACGTCGCCAGCATCTTCAACAACAACGCCCCAGCCCCAAGCTTTGAGGCGATCAAGATTTCCATCGCCAGCCCGGAGAAGATCCGGTCCTGGTCCTCCGGCGAGATCAAGAAGCCGGAAACTATCAACTACCGGACCTTCAAGCCAGAGCGCGAAGGCCTGTTCTGTGCCCGTATCTTCGGTCCGATCAAGGACTATGAGTGTCTCTGTGGTAAGTATAAGCGCATCAAGTATCGCGGCATTGTCTGTGAGAAGTGCGGCGTGGAAGTTACCCTTGCCAAGGTTCGCCGTGAGCGCATGGGGCACATCGACCTTGCTGCGCCGGTCGCGCACATCTGGTTCCTGAAATCGCTTCCTTCCCGCATCTCGACCCTGCTCGACATGGCGCTGAAGGATGTCGAGCGTGTTCTCTATTTTGAGAGCTATGTCGTCATCGAGCCGGGTCTCACCCCGCTTGAACCGAACCAGCTGCTCACTGAAGAAGAGTACATGGAAGCTCAGGATGAGCACGGCGAAGACAGCTTCACGGCCATGATTGGTGCAGAAGCCATTCGCGAGCTCCTGCGTGCCCTCGACCTCGATTCGCTCGCAGATCAGCTGCGTGATGACCTCGCAGAGTCGACGTCTGAGCTGAAAACCAAGAAATACTCCAAGCGTCTGAAAGTCGTCGAGGCTTTCCTCGCCTCCGGGGCCAAGCCGGAGTGGATGATCATGACGATCGTTCCGGTCATTCCGCCGGATCTTCGTCCGCTCGTTCCGCTGGACGGTGGCCGTTTCGCGACCTCTGACCTGAACGATCTCTATCGCCGGGTGATCAACCGTAACAACCGTCTGAAGCGCCTGATGGAGCTTCGCGCGCCGGACATCATTATCCGCAACGAGAAGCGTATGCTTCAGGAGTCCGTTGACGCCCTGTTCGACAATGGCCGCCGCGGCCGCACGATCACGGGCACCAACAAGCGGCCGCTGAAGTCGCTGTCGGACATGCTGAAAGGCAAGCACGGCCGCTTCCGTCAGAACCTGCTCGGCAAGCGCGTCGACTATTCTGGCCGTTCGGTCATCGTGGTTGGCCCGAACATGAAGCTTCACGAGTGTGGTCTTCCGAAGAAGATGGCGCTCGAGCTGTTCAAGCCATTCATCTATGCGCGTCTCGACGCGAAAGGCCTGGCTGGCACCGTCAAGGCGGCCAAGAAGCTCGTTGAGAAAGAAAAGCCGGAAGTCTGGGACATTCTGGAGGAAGTCATCCGCGAGCACCCGGTTCTGCTGAACCGCGCTCCGACGCTTCACCGTCTCGGT
This window harbors:
- the rpoB gene encoding DNA-directed RNA polymerase subunit beta yields the protein MALSFTEKKRIRKSFGRIPEAIDMPNLIEVQRSSYEQFLQMNTPLAERTDDGLGGVFKSVFPIVDFNERATLEYVSYEFEPPKFDVQECMQRDLTYAAPLKVRLQLVVFDIDEDTGAKSIKEVKEQEVYLGDIPLMTDKGTFIVNGTERVIVSQMHRSPGVFFDHDRGKTHSSGKLLFAARIIPYRGSWLDFEFDAKDILNIRVDRKRKLPATTMLYALGYDTDEIIDLFYTRSVYRLDKKGWIIGFRPESWKGQKPDFDLVDAKTGKVVAPAGRKVTALAAKRIAEGGTDELLVPSTALEGKFLGRDIVNRETGEIFGEAGDLLEEELVAELREQGQKSIEVLNIDGGDRGPWLRNTLKADKNETRFEALSDIYRVMRPGEPPTQEAAEALFGQLFFDGERYDLSAVGRVKMNMRLNMALESYDPAEDDVRILRKDDIVGVMKVILDLKDGKGEVDDIDNLGNRRVRSVGELMENNYRIGLVRMERAIKERMSSVDIDTVMPHDLINAKPVVASVREFFGSSQLSQFMDQTNPLSEITHKRRLSALGPGGLTRERAGFEVRDVHPTHYGRICPIETPEGPNIGLINSLATHARVNKYGFIESPYRKVEKGKLTDEVVYLSAMEEHRFAIAQANATINDKNELDNEFVNARVNGEATLVPREEVEYMDVSPKQVVSVAAALIPFLENDDANRALMGSNMQRQAVPLVRSEAPFVGTGMEAVVARDSRAAVVARRSGVIEQVDATRIVVRATEDIDSAKSGVDIYRLSKFRRSNQNSCINQRPIVRVGDEVKAGDIIADGPSTDLGELALGRNVLVAFMPWNGYNFEDSILISERIVKDDVFTSIHLEEYEIAARDTKLGPEEITRDIPNVGEEALRNLDEAGIVAVGAEVKAGDILVGKVTPKGESPMTPEEKLLRAIFGEKASDVRDTSLRVPPGGAGTVVEVRVFNRHGIDKDQRALQIEREQIEQLQEDKEDEQNILERNTFARLKELLIGKDAAAGPKGFKTGKITEEALDEVRESVWWEIALKSEKAQGELDQLQSRFDESLRELEARFNDKVDKVQRGDDLPPGVMKVVKVFLAVKRKLQPGDKMAGRHGNKGVISKINPSEDMPFLEDGTPVDIVLNPLGVPSRMNVGQILETHMGWASNGLGRIVQNALDEWNENHDNKALRETVQMVYGKEEELPETDEEIVELASNLGNGVPIATPVFDGARESDIVEMLERAGLHSSGQVTLYDGRTGEAFKRPVTVGYKYLLKLHHLVDEKIHARSTGPYSLVTQQPLGGKAQFGGQRFGEMEVWALEAYGAAYTLQEMLTVKSDDTAGRAKVYEAIVRGDDTFEAGIPESFNVLIKEMRSLGLNVELIEANDDDDDAPVAAQ